A genomic region of Bacillota bacterium contains the following coding sequences:
- a CDS encoding DUF2935 domain-containing protein — protein MHETDRRESQTVEYYLGGHMPIPILDETEFWKVQEAEHVTVILDIVDDLEPEFVAALLEMEKRLWATRAETVRYIEALARLHGKPSYELLDEIMYLIHEAKLESKEFIALFDRIIDESAAVAANDVAQTVINHIRRESEYYVGIVDAFQDMQGRY, from the coding sequence ATGCACGAGACAGACCGAAGGGAGAGTCAGACGGTGGAGTACTATCTGGGGGGCCACATGCCAATACCCATTCTTGATGAGACGGAGTTCTGGAAGGTTCAAGAGGCAGAACATGTAACGGTTATCCTGGATATTGTCGACGACCTGGAACCGGAATTTGTTGCGGCATTGCTGGAAATGGAAAAAAGACTTTGGGCGACTCGAGCGGAAACAGTACGCTACATTGAAGCCCTAGCCCGCTTACATGGAAAACCTAGCTACGAGCTGCTCGATGAAATCATGTACCTAATTCATGAGGCGAAACTGGAAAGTAAGGAATTCATCGCACTCTTTGACCGCATCATCGATGAGAGTGCCGCAGTAGCCGCGAACGATGTTGCTCAGACAGTAATCAACCACATTCGGAGGGAGTCGGAGTACTACGTAGGAATTGTGGACGCCTTTCAAGACATGCAAGGCAGGTACTAA
- a CDS encoding dihydrofolate reductase has protein sequence MLSLIAAVDRRNALGKDNRLLWHLPADLQRFRRLTTGHKIIMGRKTFESLPGILSHRHHLVLTRNRGYPVDDDRVTVLHSLEELWEQLDPQSENFVIGGGEIYRLLLPYADKIYLTVVEGEFEADTFFPKLDDGEWEVESKVAHPADGKNPLPYTFIDLSRRR, from the coding sequence ATGCTTTCCCTGATTGCCGCCGTGGATAGGCGCAATGCTTTGGGCAAGGACAACCGGTTGTTGTGGCACCTGCCCGCAGATTTGCAGCGGTTTCGCCGGCTTACCACCGGACACAAGATTATCATGGGCAGAAAGACCTTTGAGTCCCTCCCTGGGATTCTTTCCCATCGGCACCATCTGGTCCTGACGAGAAATAGGGGATACCCGGTAGACGATGATCGAGTTACTGTCCTGCATTCCCTGGAGGAGCTGTGGGAGCAGCTGGATCCTCAGTCGGAAAACTTCGTCATCGGGGGAGGGGAGATTTACCGGCTGCTGCTTCCCTACGCCGACAAAATCTACCTAACGGTGGTGGAGGGAGAGTTTGAGGCAGACACCTTTTTCCCAAAGCTAGATGATGGTGAGTGGGAAGTGGAATCCAAGGTGGCCCATCCCGCCGATGGGAAAAACCCATTACCCTATACCTTTATTGATCTTTCCAGAAGAAGATAG
- the sufB gene encoding Fe-S cluster assembly protein SufB, translated as MESNRKKTYVADINREVFDRKNQFTYSYKTDKGLSPEIVLDISRQKNEPQWMTEFRLKSLEIYHSLDVPPWGPDLTGLDIENIVTYVRPNTQLNYTWDDVPQEIKDTFVALGIPQAEHKLLAGVGAQYDSEVVYHSIQDQMVQRGVIYTDMETAVREYEDLVREYFMTLVPPQDHKFAALHGAVWSGGSFVYVPKGVQVDIPLQSYFRSNAPGAGQFEHTLIIVEEGAWLHFIEGCSAPKHSVNNLHAGCVELFVKEKAGLRYSTIENWSKNMYNLNTKRCVVEANGRIEWVSGSFGSKVSMLYPMSILKGQGARAEFTGVTFAGDGQYLDTGAKVVHAAPYTSSTINSKSISKGGGVAVYRGLLKVSQRAQHSKSTVSCESLMLDNISQSDTIPVLDIATDEVDIGHEAKIGRISDEAIYYLMSRGISEEEARAMIVRGFVEPIAKELPLEYAVEMNNLIQLELEGTIG; from the coding sequence GTGGAGTCTAATCGGAAAAAAACTTATGTTGCAGACATCAACCGAGAGGTTTTCGACCGCAAAAACCAGTTCACCTACAGCTACAAAACCGACAAAGGGCTGTCTCCCGAGATTGTGCTGGACATTTCTCGCCAGAAAAATGAGCCCCAGTGGATGACGGAGTTTCGGCTCAAGTCCTTGGAGATCTACCACAGTTTGGATGTGCCTCCCTGGGGTCCAGATTTGACGGGCCTAGATATCGAAAACATCGTTACCTATGTGCGGCCCAACACCCAGCTGAACTATACCTGGGATGATGTCCCGCAGGAGATCAAGGATACCTTTGTCGCTCTAGGGATTCCCCAGGCGGAACACAAGCTGCTAGCCGGCGTCGGAGCCCAGTATGATTCCGAGGTGGTGTATCACAGCATCCAGGACCAAATGGTCCAAAGAGGTGTCATCTACACGGATATGGAGACCGCGGTTAGAGAGTATGAGGATTTAGTTAGGGAATACTTCATGACCTTGGTACCGCCCCAGGACCACAAGTTTGCCGCCCTCCATGGCGCCGTATGGTCCGGAGGCTCCTTTGTCTATGTCCCCAAGGGAGTGCAGGTGGATATCCCACTGCAATCCTACTTTCGCTCCAACGCTCCGGGAGCGGGCCAATTTGAACATACCTTGATCATCGTTGAGGAGGGGGCCTGGCTTCATTTCATCGAAGGCTGCTCCGCCCCAAAACACTCTGTCAATAACCTCCACGCCGGGTGTGTGGAGCTCTTTGTCAAGGAAAAGGCCGGGTTGAGATACAGCACCATTGAGAACTGGTCGAAAAACATGTACAACCTCAACACCAAGCGCTGTGTCGTTGAGGCCAACGGCCGGATAGAATGGGTTTCCGGCTCCTTTGGCTCCAAGGTGTCGATGCTGTACCCCATGAGCATTCTCAAGGGGCAGGGGGCTAGAGCTGAATTTACCGGAGTGACCTTCGCAGGCGATGGGCAGTATCTGGATACAGGAGCCAAGGTGGTTCACGCCGCACCCTACACTTCATCGACCATTAACTCGAAGTCCATCTCCAAGGGAGGCGGTGTGGCGGTTTACCGAGGTCTTTTGAAAGTTAGCCAGCGGGCCCAGCATTCTAAGTCCACGGTATCCTGCGAATCACTGATGCTGGATAATATATCCCAATCCGATACCATCCCGGTACTGGATATCGCCACTGATGAAGTTGACATCGGCCACGAGGCGAAAATCGGCCGCATCAGCGATGAAGCCATCTACTATTTGATGAGTCGGGGGATTAGTGAAGAGGAAGCCAGGGCAATGATCGTCAGGGGTTTTGTCGAACCCATCGCCAAGGAGCTGCCTCTGGAGTATGCCGTGGAGATGAACAATTTGATTCAGCTGGAACTGGAAGGAACCATTGGATAA
- the sufC gene encoding Fe-S cluster assembly ATPase SufC, translating to MPNNFLAINNLHVQVGEKEILSGLDLVVNSGEVHVIMGPNGAGKSTLANVLMGHPKYEITAGDISWQGQRINDLRTDARARLGIFLSFQYPEEVPGITLENFLRSAKAAITGEPISPLEFRRQLRETMQLLEMKPEYATRYLNEGFSGGEKKKSEILQMLVLQPKLAILDETDSGLDVDAVRIVAAGVQSYQNSDNAMIIITHHSKILEYIRPDFVHLLIDGRIRTSGDVDLVTALERDGFDAFRH from the coding sequence ATGCCAAATAACTTCTTAGCCATCAATAACCTGCATGTGCAAGTGGGGGAAAAGGAGATTCTTTCTGGATTAGATCTGGTGGTTAACTCCGGTGAGGTTCACGTGATTATGGGACCTAATGGAGCGGGAAAATCGACCTTAGCCAACGTGTTGATGGGTCATCCCAAGTACGAGATCACCGCCGGTGACATTTCTTGGCAAGGTCAGCGGATCAATGACCTGCGCACCGACGCCAGGGCTCGGTTGGGTATTTTCCTATCCTTCCAGTATCCCGAGGAAGTGCCGGGAATTACCCTAGAGAACTTCCTGCGCTCTGCCAAGGCCGCGATTACCGGGGAACCCATCAGCCCCTTGGAGTTTCGTCGGCAGCTGCGGGAGACGATGCAGCTTCTGGAGATGAAGCCAGAGTATGCCACTAGGTATCTCAATGAGGGCTTTTCTGGAGGAGAAAAAAAGAAGAGCGAGATTCTGCAGATGTTGGTTCTGCAGCCAAAATTGGCTATTTTGGATGAAACCGATTCCGGACTGGACGTCGATGCCGTCCGTATCGTAGCCGCCGGGGTGCAGAGCTACCAAAACAGCGACAACGCCATGATTATCATCACCCATCACAGCAAGATTCTGGAATATATTCGTCCGGACTTTGTTCATCTGCTGATTGATGGGCGCATTAGGACCAGCGGCGATGTCGATCTTGTAACGGCTCTGGAGCGAGACGGCTTTGATGCCTTTCGGCACTAA
- a CDS encoding flavodoxin yields the protein MSKAVVLYQSKYGATQKYAQWLAEALGCSLVETKQATREQVREYDVIILGGGIYASGIAGIGFLKKHHAHLRDKRIVVFAVGASPYDKKAMAQLRNRNLKGAMANLPIFYCRGAWNEEAMSWKDRVMCNLLKRMVAKKDPAAYEPWESALMEAIGSSHDWTSREQLQPILDWVRNKD from the coding sequence ATGAGTAAGGCAGTGGTACTGTATCAATCGAAGTACGGAGCCACTCAGAAGTATGCCCAGTGGCTGGCCGAGGCGTTGGGATGCAGCCTAGTAGAGACTAAGCAGGCAACCCGAGAGCAAGTGAGAGAATACGATGTTATCATCCTTGGTGGGGGAATATACGCGTCGGGAATTGCTGGGATTGGTTTTCTAAAGAAGCATCATGCTCACTTACGAGACAAGAGGATCGTAGTATTTGCCGTTGGCGCTTCCCCCTATGATAAGAAGGCAATGGCCCAGCTGAGGAATAGAAACCTGAAAGGTGCCATGGCCAATCTGCCGATTTTCTATTGCAGGGGTGCATGGAATGAAGAGGCGATGTCTTGGAAGGATCGGGTAATGTGTAACCTCTTGAAAAGAATGGTTGCCAAGAAGGATCCTGCCGCCTATGAACCCTGGGAAAGCGCCTTGATGGAAGCCATTGGATCCAGCCACGACTGGACCAGTAGGGAACAGCTTCAGCCAATTCTTGACTGGGTGAGGAATAAGGATTGA
- a CDS encoding aldo/keto reductase, with amino-acid sequence MQYRPIGKTGKKAGIIGLGCEHLDRKPYEQVRETIHTALDHGVNYLDIFMPGREIREDIAKALGDRRRDVYIQAAIGSTDINQQYDISRDLPTVKKYFEEALRLYGYIDFGMLFFIDTEEDFAKVFDGGIADYALKLKEMGDIHHIGFSSHKPDIARKVVETGLAEVMMFSINLAFDLVPTGSDVFEAMDKRWEGYELSSLDPERAELYALCEQTGVGISVMKTLGAGKLISPEHTPFSRPMTVNQCVHYALSRPAVFSVLLGCQTGSEVKDALTYLKADEADKDFTPFLSELEGNFTGKCVYCSHCQPCPEEIDIAMVNKYLDIALLDQQRVPETIRLHYHSLAKGADACTACGSCESRCPFEVPIIENMEKAAALLG; translated from the coding sequence ATGCAATATCGTCCGATAGGAAAAACCGGCAAGAAGGCGGGAATCATCGGTCTTGGCTGCGAGCATCTGGACAGAAAGCCCTATGAGCAGGTGAGGGAGACTATCCACACCGCCTTAGATCACGGAGTTAACTATTTAGATATCTTCATGCCGGGCCGGGAAATACGAGAAGACATTGCCAAGGCCTTGGGAGACCGACGAAGGGATGTATACATCCAGGCCGCCATTGGATCAACGGATATCAATCAGCAATATGACATCAGTCGGGATTTGCCAACGGTGAAGAAATACTTTGAAGAGGCCCTTCGCCTCTATGGGTACATCGACTTTGGCATGCTCTTTTTCATCGATACCGAGGAGGATTTTGCTAAGGTCTTTGACGGAGGCATCGCCGATTACGCCCTCAAGTTAAAGGAAATGGGGGACATTCATCACATTGGCTTTAGCTCTCACAAACCGGATATCGCCAGGAAGGTAGTGGAAACTGGGCTTGCGGAGGTCATGATGTTCAGCATCAACTTGGCCTTTGACTTGGTCCCTACAGGCAGTGATGTTTTCGAGGCAATGGACAAGAGATGGGAAGGCTATGAGCTGAGCAGCCTAGATCCCGAAAGAGCGGAACTCTATGCCTTGTGCGAGCAGACTGGGGTAGGAATCAGTGTGATGAAAACCCTTGGGGCTGGGAAGTTGATTTCCCCTGAACACACACCCTTCTCCCGACCAATGACAGTCAATCAGTGTGTCCACTATGCGCTGAGCAGACCCGCTGTGTTTTCAGTACTTTTGGGGTGTCAGACCGGCAGCGAGGTCAAGGATGCACTAACCTATTTGAAGGCCGATGAAGCAGACAAGGACTTCACTCCCTTCCTCAGTGAACTGGAGGGGAACTTTACCGGGAAGTGCGTATACTGCAGCCACTGCCAGCCCTGTCCGGAAGAGATCGATATCGCTATGGTGAACAAGTACCTAGATATCGCCCTGTTGGATCAGCAAAGGGTCCCGGAGACCATCCGGCTGCACTATCACAGTCTGGCAAAGGGCGCAGATGCTTGCACAGCCTGCGGCAGCTGTGAAAGCCGATGCCCCTTCGAAGTTCCGATCATCGAAAACATGGAAAAGGCAGCGGCGCTGCTTGGCTAA
- a CDS encoding SUF system NifU family Fe-S cluster assembly protein yields the protein MALDSIYTDLILEYSRSSHNRRRLEHPDCSERGHNPSCGDDITLELKLDKDRIVEAAFTGQGCAISQASTAMMIDLISGKSLQEAKAMADAFIAMIQGRNTDEAQLKVLSDALVFKNIANLPARVKCANLAWHTLKIAAEKSMEES from the coding sequence ATGGCCCTTGATTCCATCTACACCGATCTAATCCTGGAGTATAGTCGCAGCAGTCACAACAGAAGGCGCCTGGAGCATCCCGATTGTTCGGAACGGGGACACAACCCCAGCTGCGGCGATGATATTACCCTGGAACTAAAGCTGGACAAGGATCGTATCGTCGAGGCAGCCTTTACCGGCCAGGGCTGTGCCATCTCCCAGGCTTCCACTGCGATGATGATTGACCTAATTTCCGGAAAGTCCCTTCAGGAAGCCAAGGCGATGGCCGATGCCTTCATTGCCATGATTCAGGGTCGGAACACTGACGAGGCTCAATTGAAAGTTTTGTCCGATGCTCTAGTGTTCAAGAATATCGCCAACCTACCGGCCAGGGTCAAGTGTGCCAATCTGGCCTGGCATACTTTGAAAATAGCCGCGGAGAAATCCATGGAGGAGAGCTAA
- a CDS encoding MarR family transcriptional regulator, whose translation MKRCPDDYIGRWFSVLHRLSLSHISTELQDLNLGSGQIMFLLELYHRDGVSQGELSACLSIDGANTTRALNKLEREGYVTREVDPQDKRAYRVYLTDKAWKIRARIHQLMTDWETALLANLSEEERDTFTKLLKKVGHTVADNYRCLGCHLARCDD comes from the coding sequence ATGAAGCGATGTCCCGATGACTACATCGGTCGCTGGTTTTCGGTACTCCATCGACTATCCCTGAGCCATATTTCCACGGAACTACAGGATCTCAACCTAGGCAGCGGCCAGATCATGTTCCTGTTGGAGCTATACCATCGTGATGGAGTGAGTCAAGGGGAGCTGTCGGCCTGCTTGAGTATCGATGGAGCCAATACCACCAGGGCGTTGAACAAGCTGGAGCGGGAGGGTTACGTCACTCGAGAGGTTGATCCCCAGGACAAGCGGGCCTATAGGGTATACCTGACGGACAAGGCCTGGAAAATACGAGCTCGCATCCACCAGTTGATGACCGACTGGGAGACGGCTCTGTTGGCAAACCTATCGGAAGAGGAAAGGGATACCTTTACCAAGTTGTTGAAAAAGGTGGGCCACACCGTAGCGGATAACTATCGGTGTTTGGGCTGCCATCTGGCCCGTTGTGATGACTGA
- the sufD gene encoding Fe-S cluster assembly protein SufD, with amino-acid sequence MEVQVTEALNTLPVSTYRWLKLNALHLDRPIKRRISPYHKPYIQRMGDERVTIAPVTQVNVQDYLPPIPGFAIDAGYGVSGELVPIGETHYNSGVLVHVPQGHWAATPVEIAYGIDSDNDILVDHNLIVAERGSQVTVIIDYHSDPVTRGFHSGTMRVYAQAGAQVTVVKVQRLNDVSQHFDSTVAYVERDAKVSFVQVELGGQNAVTSYTNNLGEAGEAELNVLYLGDKERRLDLSYLLNHIGPRSLSDLAVRGALKDTAKKVFRGTIDFHPGARRARGSEEESVLLLDKGVKSDAVPLLLCREDDVQGNHAASAGQVDETQLFYLMSRGFSYSEALKLLVEASFRPVLERIPNTRLREAIDAEIHRRLVNAAL; translated from the coding sequence GTGGAGGTACAAGTCACAGAGGCGCTCAATACCCTTCCCGTTAGTACCTATCGGTGGCTTAAGCTCAACGCTTTGCACCTAGATAGGCCGATAAAGCGACGAATTTCGCCCTACCACAAACCTTACATTCAAAGGATGGGAGATGAAAGGGTCACCATCGCCCCGGTGACGCAGGTGAATGTCCAGGACTACCTGCCACCTATCCCTGGATTTGCCATCGACGCTGGTTATGGGGTGTCTGGAGAATTAGTTCCGATCGGAGAAACCCATTACAACTCCGGAGTGCTGGTCCATGTTCCCCAGGGACACTGGGCGGCGACGCCGGTGGAGATTGCCTACGGGATAGATTCGGACAATGACATCTTAGTGGATCACAATCTGATCGTGGCGGAGCGGGGAAGCCAGGTCACTGTGATTATTGATTACCACAGTGATCCTGTAACTCGGGGTTTTCACAGCGGCACAATGCGGGTCTACGCTCAGGCAGGGGCTCAGGTTACGGTGGTGAAAGTCCAACGGCTCAATGATGTCTCCCAGCATTTTGATTCGACTGTAGCCTATGTGGAGCGGGACGCCAAGGTGAGCTTTGTCCAGGTGGAGTTGGGTGGCCAGAATGCCGTCACCAGCTATACCAATAACCTCGGGGAGGCAGGAGAAGCTGAGCTGAATGTTCTCTACCTTGGGGATAAGGAGCGCCGCCTTGACCTGAGTTATCTGCTCAACCATATTGGACCCCGGAGTCTCAGTGATCTTGCAGTCCGGGGTGCCCTCAAGGACACCGCCAAAAAGGTGTTTCGGGGTACCATTGATTTCCACCCCGGGGCACGGCGAGCCAGGGGCAGTGAGGAAGAGTCGGTGTTGCTGCTGGATAAAGGGGTTAAGTCCGATGCTGTGCCCCTGCTCTTGTGCCGGGAGGACGATGTTCAGGGCAATCACGCCGCCAGTGCCGGTCAGGTGGATGAGACTCAGCTCTTTTATCTGATGAGCCGGGGATTTAGCTATTCCGAGGCCCTGAAATTGCTGGTGGAGGCCTCCTTCCGACCGGTACTGGAGCGGATACCTAACACCAGGCTAAGGGAAGCAATCGATGCTGAGATTCATCGGAGGTTGGTCAATGCAGCACTTTGA
- a CDS encoding thymidylate synthase yields MSLADEQYLRIAKDILTRGYYDQNRTGVATYKLPHQIMQFDLEQEFPILTTKYVPFKTAVQEMLWIWQQQSSDVTWLHERNIHIWDHWTDENNTIGKGYGYQISKYRQLDKLLDTLVNNPQDRRMIVTLWNIEDLPEMTLPPCAYETLWDVTDGRLNCLLVQRSGDWPLGVPFNTTQYAVLVHLIAQVVGLRVGRFTHVINNAHIYENQVSGITLQLERAGQALPAPKLWINPEVSDFYEFDVSDIQLVDYQHLGKIPMEVSI; encoded by the coding sequence ATGAGTCTAGCCGATGAGCAATACCTGAGGATCGCCAAGGATATCCTCACCAGGGGCTATTATGATCAGAATCGAACGGGAGTAGCCACCTACAAGCTGCCCCATCAGATCATGCAATTTGACTTAGAGCAAGAATTTCCGATTCTAACGACAAAGTATGTCCCCTTCAAGACCGCAGTTCAAGAGATGCTGTGGATTTGGCAGCAGCAGTCTAGCGATGTCACCTGGCTCCATGAGCGCAACATCCATATCTGGGATCATTGGACCGATGAAAACAACACCATTGGCAAGGGTTACGGATATCAAATCTCTAAGTATCGGCAATTGGACAAGCTCTTGGATACTCTGGTCAACAACCCCCAGGATCGGCGGATGATTGTGACTCTTTGGAACATCGAAGACCTGCCGGAGATGACCTTGCCTCCCTGTGCCTATGAGACGTTGTGGGATGTTACCGACGGGAGACTCAATTGTCTCCTGGTCCAACGCAGCGGTGACTGGCCCCTTGGAGTACCCTTCAACACCACCCAGTACGCAGTGTTGGTCCATCTCATTGCCCAGGTGGTGGGATTAAGGGTGGGGCGCTTCACCCATGTAATTAACAATGCCCATATCTATGAAAACCAGGTGTCCGGTATTACTCTGCAGCTGGAGCGAGCAGGGCAGGCCCTTCCCGCACCGAAGCTATGGATCAACCCGGAGGTATCGGATTTCTATGAATTTGACGTCTCCGACATCCAGCTGGTTGATTATCAGCACTTGGGTAAAATCCCGATGGAGGTATCTATTTAA
- a CDS encoding cysteine desulfurase: protein MQHFDVNVIRRDFATLAQQVKGKPLIYLDNAATTHKPDGVLQAMKDYYQRCNANPHRGAYELGVTSTTLYEGARARVSQFINAASPREIVFTKNATEALNLIAFSYGMSFVGPGDEIVLCISEHHSNLVPWQRVAKTRKAVLKYLYLNKDYTLDMDQLAATITEKTKVVSIAHMSNALGTIYPIEEIIDFAHAKGAVVVIDGAQSVPHSKVDVQQLDADFLVWSGHKMLSPMGIGVLYGKLSLLEQIPPFLFGGEMIEYVQEQESTFAEPPLKFEGGTPNVAGALGLAAAIDYLEAIGWENIQSHERRLTAYALEQLRRINHLRIIGPGDVEKQGPVISFVLEGCHPHDVATILDSYGVAVRAGHHCAQPLMSYLQVPATSRASFYLYNTLDEVDSLIAAIKEVRKWLGYGP, encoded by the coding sequence ATGCAGCACTTTGATGTCAATGTCATTCGCAGGGATTTTGCCACTTTGGCGCAGCAGGTCAAGGGCAAGCCCTTGATCTACCTGGACAATGCCGCCACCACCCACAAACCCGATGGTGTCCTCCAGGCGATGAAGGACTACTACCAAAGGTGTAATGCCAATCCCCACCGGGGTGCCTATGAATTGGGGGTTACCTCAACGACCTTGTACGAAGGGGCCAGGGCTAGGGTGAGCCAGTTCATCAATGCCGCTTCCCCAAGGGAAATTGTCTTCACCAAGAATGCCACGGAGGCCCTAAATCTCATTGCTTTCTCCTACGGAATGTCCTTTGTGGGCCCTGGAGATGAAATTGTCCTTTGCATATCGGAGCACCACAGCAATCTCGTTCCCTGGCAGCGGGTAGCTAAGACTAGAAAAGCGGTCCTCAAGTATTTATATCTGAACAAAGATTACACTCTCGACATGGATCAGCTGGCCGCGACCATTACCGAGAAAACTAAAGTCGTCAGTATCGCTCACATGTCCAATGCACTAGGGACAATCTACCCCATCGAGGAGATCATCGACTTCGCCCACGCCAAGGGAGCTGTGGTGGTCATCGATGGAGCGCAAAGTGTGCCCCACAGCAAAGTCGACGTCCAACAGCTAGATGCGGATTTCCTGGTGTGGTCCGGGCACAAGATGTTGAGCCCCATGGGAATTGGAGTCCTGTATGGTAAGTTGTCGCTGCTGGAGCAAATACCGCCCTTTTTGTTTGGGGGCGAGATGATTGAGTACGTCCAGGAGCAGGAATCTACCTTTGCAGAGCCACCTTTGAAGTTTGAAGGGGGCACCCCCAATGTCGCGGGAGCCCTGGGTTTGGCGGCGGCCATTGACTACCTAGAAGCCATCGGGTGGGAGAATATCCAAAGCCACGAAAGGCGCCTTACTGCCTATGCCTTGGAGCAGCTGCGCCGCATCAATCATCTTCGGATCATCGGTCCCGGAGATGTTGAGAAGCAGGGCCCAGTGATTTCCTTTGTTCTGGAGGGATGCCATCCCCATGATGTGGCTACCATCCTGGATAGTTACGGCGTCGCGGTCAGGGCAGGGCATCACTGCGCCCAACCCTTGATGAGCTACCTACAGGTCCCCGCGACCTCCAGAGCCAGTTTTTATCTATACAACACCCTAGATGAGGTTGACAGCCTCATCGCAGCCATTAAAGAGGTAAGGAAGTGGTTAGGCTATGGCCCTTGA
- a CDS encoding FAD-dependent oxidoreductase — MLREIRHKVDFCVIGGGLAGMSAAIAAARHGAKVLLMHDRPVLGGNASSEVRMWICGARGENNRETGIVEEIALENLYRNPMLNYSIWDSVLYEKVRLEENITLLLNCSCNDVTMEGSRIKSVKGWQLTTQTWHVVEADLFADCSGDSILAPLTGAEVRWGREARSEFNESIAPEAADGKTMGMSCLIQLRETDRKQEFIPPSWAYKYPTDEDLPHRSHDIAPLNNYWWIELGGEQDTIHDTEEIRDELLKVAFGVWDHVKNYGDHGADNWILEWVGFLPGKRESRRYVGDHILTQHDVRAEGRFPDLVAYGGWPMDDHHPGGMNYPGEPTIFHPAPSPFGIPYRCLYSRNIENLFCAGRNISTTHAALSSTRVMATCATVGQAVGTAAAIAVKEGLTPRGVYQHEIQRLQETLMDDDCYLPWKVRPQPWLTRKASLTASTGDPEVVRNGIDRPVAGAENCWVGGRGDWIEYSFSAPEKISRLRFVFDSDLNRPEKNMPCIYPLDQREVGVPHTMIRKFRVEIKDTEGNWRVATRVENNYQRLVKIDVDCTAQALRFVPEETWGLDQFRVFAWDIS; from the coding sequence GTGCTGCGGGAGATACGTCACAAAGTAGATTTTTGTGTTATTGGTGGTGGTTTGGCAGGAATGTCTGCGGCCATCGCTGCGGCCCGCCACGGGGCCAAAGTACTCTTGATGCATGATCGGCCGGTGCTGGGAGGTAACGCCTCCTCTGAGGTGCGGATGTGGATCTGCGGTGCCCGCGGTGAAAACAACCGGGAAACGGGGATCGTCGAAGAGATTGCCCTGGAAAATCTGTATCGCAATCCAATGCTGAACTACTCCATCTGGGACAGTGTCTTGTACGAAAAGGTGAGGCTTGAAGAGAACATCACATTGCTCCTCAATTGCTCCTGTAACGATGTCACCATGGAAGGTTCTCGGATTAAGTCTGTGAAGGGATGGCAGCTGACTACCCAGACGTGGCATGTCGTTGAGGCTGATCTCTTTGCTGACTGCTCCGGTGACAGCATTTTGGCCCCCCTTACGGGAGCGGAGGTGCGATGGGGACGGGAGGCTCGCAGCGAGTTTAACGAGTCCATTGCACCTGAGGCAGCCGATGGGAAAACGATGGGGATGAGCTGTCTAATTCAGCTGCGGGAAACAGACCGAAAGCAGGAGTTTATTCCCCCGAGCTGGGCCTATAAGTATCCCACCGACGAAGACTTACCCCATCGGAGCCACGACATCGCGCCCTTGAATAATTACTGGTGGATTGAACTGGGCGGGGAACAGGATACGATCCACGACACTGAGGAGATTCGTGATGAGCTGTTGAAGGTGGCCTTTGGCGTTTGGGACCACGTCAAGAACTACGGGGATCACGGCGCCGATAACTGGATCCTAGAGTGGGTGGGATTCCTGCCGGGCAAAAGGGAAAGTCGTCGCTATGTGGGAGATCATATTCTCACTCAACATGACGTCAGGGCCGAAGGCCGCTTTCCTGATCTAGTAGCCTATGGCGGATGGCCAATGGATGACCACCATCCCGGCGGAATGAACTATCCCGGAGAACCGACGATCTTCCATCCGGCACCATCCCCCTTTGGGATTCCCTACCGCTGCCTTTACTCAAGGAATATCGAGAATCTCTTCTGTGCCGGACGAAACATCAGTACTACCCACGCTGCCTTAAGTTCCACCCGGGTGATGGCCACCTGTGCCACCGTGGGCCAGGCTGTGGGAACGGCAGCGGCCATCGCAGTTAAGGAAGGACTAACCCCTCGGGGTGTATACCAACACGAGATCCAACGGCTCCAGGAGACGCTAATGGATGACGATTGCTACCTGCCTTGGAAGGTGAGGCCCCAGCCTTGGCTAACCAGGAAGGCCTCACTAACGGCCAGCACCGGGGATCCTGAGGTAGTGCGCAATGGTATCGACCGTCCTGTGGCTGGTGCCGAGAATTGTTGGGTAGGCGGCCGGGGAGACTGGATTGAATACAGCTTCTCTGCTCCGGAAAAGATCTCCCGATTGCGGTTTGTTTTCGACAGTGATTTGAATCGACCGGAGAAAAATATGCCCTGTATCTACCCCCTGGACCAGCGAGAAGTAGGGGTGCCCCACACCATGATCAGGAAGTTTCGTGTGGAGATTAAGGACACTGAGGGCAATTGGCGAGTGGCTACTAGGGTAGAGAACAACTACCAAAGGTTGGTTAAGATCGATGTGGACTGTACAGCCCAGGCTCTGCGGTTTGTGCCCGAGGAAACCTGGGGTCTGGATCAGTTCAGAGTATTTGCCTGGGACATTTCCTAG